The nucleotide sequence CGGGGATCAGCGAAAAGCTCGTGCGCCGTCACCCCGAGGTCTTCGCCGACGCCCAGAGGGCCGAGGCCTCGGACGATGCCGCCCTGCACGCCCGGTGGGAGGAGCTCAAGCGGGCTGAGAAGCCCCAGCGCACCGGCCCGTTCGACGGCGTGCCGCCGGGGCTTCCCGCCCTGCAGCGCACCGAGAAGATCCTCGCGAAGGCCAGGCGCCACGGGCTGGAGCCGCAGAGCCCCTCGGAGCCGGACGAGGACCGCCCGCGCACTCAGGAGCAGCTGGGGCAGGCCCTGTTCGAACTGGTGCGCCAGGCCTCGTCGGACGGACTGGATGCCGAGCGCGCCCTGCGCGAGCACAGCGCCCGGTGGGTCCGTCAGCGCGATCCGGCACGGCTCCCGCAGGACTGAGCGGAAGCACAGGCAATAATGATGTTCGTGACAGGGCCTTCTCGATAGGCTCGTCAGCAGAAGCACCGGGTCCTGGCGGGACGCCTCGGCCCGTTTCCGCAGCACCGATCGAAGGAGACCTTCCATGGCCATGATCATCGACGTCCACGCACGTCAGATCCTCGATTCCCGCGGCAACCCCACGGTCGAGGTCGAGGTCCGCCTCGAGGACGGCAGCTTCGGTCGCGCGGCGGTGCCCTCGGGCGCCTCCACCGGTGAGCACGAGGCCGTCGAGCGCCGCGACGGCGACAAGAACGTCTACCTGGGCAAGGGCGTCCTGGGTGCGGTCGAGGCCGTGAACGAGGAGATCGCCGAGGCCGTCATCGGCATGGAGTCCACCGACCAGCGCCTGGTCGACCAGGCCATGCTCGAGCTCGACGGCACCCCGACCAAGTCCAAGCTCGGCGCCAACGCCATCCTGGGCGTCTCGCTGGCCGTGGCCCGCGCCTCGGCGGAGGAGGCCGACCTCCCGCTGTACAAGTACCTGGGCGGCCCCAACGCGCACGTGCTGCCGGTGCCCATGATGAACATCCTCAACGGCGGCTCCCACGCGGACTCCAACGTGGACATCCAGGAGTTCATGATCGCCCCGATCGGCTTCGCCACCTTCTCGGAGGCCCTGCGCGCCGGCACCGAGGTCTACCACGCGCTGAAGTCCGTGCTGAAGGACCGCGGCCTGTCCACCGGCCTGGGCGACGAGGGCGGCTTCGCGCCCGACCTCGAGTCCAACCGCGCTGCCCTGGACCTGATCCTGGACGCCATCGAGAAGGCCGGCTACAAGCCGGGCGAGCAGATCGCGCTGGCGCTGGACGTCGCCTCCTCCGAGTTCTTCGACAAGGGCTCCTACACCTTCGAGGGCGGCAAGAAGTCGGCCGATGAGATGGCGGCCTACTACGAGCAGCTCGTGGCCGACTACCCGCTGGTCTCGATCGAGGACCCGCTGGACGAGAACGACTGGGACGGCTGGGCCAAGCTCACCGCCTCGGTCGGGCAGAAGGTCCAGCTCGTGGGCGATGACCTCTTCGTCACCAACCCCGAGTTCCTGACCCGCGGCATCCGCGAGGGCGTCGGCAACGCCCTGCTGGTCAAGGTCAACCAGATCGGCTCCCTCACGGAGACCCTGGAGGCCATCACCCTGGCGCAGACCAACATGTTCCGGTGCATGGTCTCCCACCGCTCCGGCGAGACCGAGGACACCACGATCTCGGACATCGCCGTGGCCACCAACGCCGGACAGATCAAGACCGGCGCCCCGGCGCGCTCGGAGCGCGTGGCCAAGTACAACCAGCTGCTGCGCATCGAGGAGGCCCTGGGAGACGCTGCCTCCTACGCCGGCGTCTCGGCCTTCCCGCGCTTCTCGGACTGAGAGCGCGGCTGAACGGCTGAACGCAGCCGTCCGCACGCGGACCGCCGTCGTCCTCCTGACTCGGGAGGGTGGCGGCGGTCCGGCGTCGCGGGGCAGGCGCTGCCTCGTCGGTGCCGGGCGGCGTCCGAGCGTGCCACTAGACTGGGCCCGCTCGCTCGTCGAACGCGCGTCCCGCAGCCCTCGCACAGGAGCGGACGCCCCGAGCACGCAGACCGTCGCAGAGCCAGGAGCAGCATCCGTGTCCGATCACCGCACCGAGGACCGCGCGCCGCGGTCCGAGCGCGGCTCCGAGCCGGATCCGGCCGAGCGCGACGAGGCCCCCGCGCGCAGCCTGCGACGCTTCACGACCTCGTCGGGCAGCCGTCGCCTGCTGTGGGTTGTGGCGATCGTGCTGTTCATCGTCTTCCTGGCGGCCCCCACGACCAAGATCTACCTGGACCAGCAGGCGGAGATCGCCGAGCTGGAGGCCAGCATCGAGGAGAAGTCCGCCGACCGGGACACCCTGCAGGACGAGCTCGAGCTGTGGGAGAACCCGGACTACGTCGAGCAGCAGGCAGGGGAGCGGCTGATGATGGTCGAGCCCGGGCAGCGCTCCTACCTGGTGGTCGGCGCCGACGAGGTCGGCACCGGGGCCGCGGACACCTCTGCCGTCGAGGAGTCCGCAGGCAGGCCGGCCTGGGCCGACGCCCTGTGGGGCTCGCTCAAGGACTCCGCCTGGCCGCGGCGCGCCGAGGACTCCGCCGACAGCTTCCCCGAGCTCGACGAGGCACAGGAGGACCCGTCCGCCTCGTCGTCGCCCACCGCCGAGACCACCGAGTGAGGACCCCCGTGAGCGAGCAGAGCACCAGCAGCGATCAGCCGCGCCCGGATCTGGAGCAGACCGTCTCCGGGATCGCCCCGGCCGGCGTGGACGTGGCCGAGCCCCGCGGCCTGAACTCCACGGCCGCCAACCGCCGCCCGCAGGAGCTGGACCTGCAGGTGCTGGCCCGCCAGCTGGGCCGGCCCGTGCGCGATGTGGTGGAGATCCCGGCCCGGTGCGCCTGCGGCAACCCGCTCGTGGCGGCCACCGCTCCGAGGCTGTCCGGCGGCACGCCGTTCCCCACGGTCTACTACCTGGCCCACCCCGTGATCACGGCAGCCGTCTCGCGGCTGGAGGCGGAGGGAGCCATGTACGGGATGACCGACCGCCTGGGCGAGGACGAGCAGCTGGCGGCGTCCTACCAGCGCTCGCACGAGGACTACCTGGCCCGGCGCGAGCGCATCGGCGCCATCGCCGGTTCCGGGGAGGTCCCGGAGATCGACGGCATCTCCGCAGGCGGCATGCCCACCCGCGTGAAGTGCCTGCACGTGCTGGTCGGACACTCGCTGTCCGCGGGACCCGGCGTGAACCTGCTCGGCGACGAGACGCTCGAGCTGATCGCCGACACCTGGTCCCCGCAGATCTGCCGATGCGATCCCGCCTGGCGCGAGTCCTGAGCACCGCCCCACCCCCTGAAGAGCCCGAGTACACCGAGGAGCCCCCATGCGCGTCGGAGCCATCGACTGCGGCACCAACTCGATCCGCCTGCTGATCACCGAGGCGGCCGACGACGCCCTGGGCGCCTCCCCGGCCGAGATCGAGCTGAACGAGCTCGTGCGCACCAAGGAGATGGTCCGCCTGGGCCAGGGGGTGGATGCGACCGGCTGGCTGGCCCAGGAGGCGCTGGAGCGCACGTTCGCGGCCGTCGACGGCTTCGCCCGCCTGCTCGATGAGCACGCCGTGGACTCGGTGCGCTTCGTGGCCACCTCGGCCACCCGCGACGCCGGCAACCGGCACGTCTTCGTGGACGGCATCCGCTCGCGCCTGGGCGTGGCCCCCGAGGTGATCTCGGGCGAGGAGGAGGCGGCCCTGTCCTTCGCGGGGGCCACCATGGTGGCCGCTCCGGAGTCCGAGGACGATCGCACGATGGTCGTGGACCTGGGCGGCGGCTCGACCGAGCTCGTGCTCGGCAGCTCGGCGGGGATCCTGGCCTCGCGCTCGCTGAACATCGGCTGCGTGCGCATGACCGAGCGCCACCTGGGCTCCAACCCGCCCACCGAGGCACAGCAGCGCGCGGTGCTGGCGGATGTGGACCGCGCCCTGGACTCCGCGGCGCTGACCGTCCCGCTGGGCCAGACCCGGAAGATCGTGGGCGTGGCCGGGACCGTCACCACCATCACCGCACTGGCCCTGGGCCTGGAGGACTACGACGAGCAGCGGATCAACGGCGCCGAGCTGCCGATCTCCGATCTGGAGCGCACCTGCCGCGAGCTCACCGCCATGACCCGGGAGCAGCGCGACGCCCTGGGCGTCATGCACCCCGGGCGCGGCGACGTGATCGGCGGCGGCGCCCTGGTGTGGCGGCGCGTGCTGCAGCGGATCGCCGAGGCCACCGACGGGCGTGTGAGCACCGCCACCACGAGCGAGCACGATATTTTGGACGGCATCGCACTGTCCCGCCTGTCCACCATCCCCCAGAAGGCTCCGCTGGCCTGACGTCCCCGGTGCGCCTGCCGACCCGGATCCGCTTCGCGGAGTCCACGAAGGACCTGACCATGAGCCCCTCAGCCTCCGAGCGCATCTCCGGCAATGGAGGGCGGGGCCCGGTCCGCACCGCCGTGGCGCTGAGCGCCTCCGTCGTGCTGAGCGGGATGCTCACCAGCGCGGTCATCGCCGGCCCCGTCCAGGCCACCGAGGAGACCCCGGTGCCGGATGGCCCCGCGCCGTCGGTGCCGGTCACGGACCCGTCGGACGTGCCCGGGCCGGAGCCCTCGCAGCCGGCCGAGTCCACCGAGATCTCCGAGTCGCAGGCCCGCGCGGACGAGTACTGGCTCGATGAGTACGGCGTCCGCGACGCCTGGAAGGCCTCGCGCGGGGAGGGCGCCACGATCGCGATCATCGACACCGGCGTGGACGGCTCGCACCCGGACCTCGAGGGGGCCGTCTCGGGGGGAACGGACGTCTCCGGCATCGGGGCCGCGAACGGCCAGGAGCCGCTGGGGGCGGATCCCGATCACGGGACCATGGTCGCCTCCGTCGCGGCCGGGCGCGGCCACGGCGCCGATCACGCCGAGGGCATCATCGGCGTGGCCCCCGAGGCGGAGATCCTGGCCGTGTCGACCGCGCTGGGAACCGATGAGGCCGGCGTGCGCTCGACCGACGAGCAGATCCCCGATGCCGTGCGCTGGGCCGTCGACAACGGCGCCGACGTGATCAACATGTCCGTGGGCTCCCCGCAGCAGTCCTGGCCCGAGTCCTGGGACTCGGCGTTCGCCTACGCGGAGGAGAAGGACGTCCTGATCGTGGCGGCGGCAGGCAACCGCGGAAACGGCCTGGTGCAGGTGGGCGCTCCGGCGACCATCCCCAGCGTGCTGACCGTGGGCGGGGTGGATCAGGACGGGCAGGCCGGCTGGGAGTCGTCGTCGCAGGGGATCTCGATCTCGGTGGCGGGTCCGGCGGAGGAGCTCGTGGGAGCCACTCCGGGAGACGGCTATGCCAGCTGGACGGGCACCTCCGCCTCCGCCCCCATCGTGGCGGGCACGGCAGCCCTGATCCGCTCGGAGCATCCAGAGCTCAGCGCCGACGAGGTGGCTCACCGGATCACGGCCTCGGCCGAGGACGCGGGCGAGCCCGGCAAGGACCCGCTCTACGGCTACGGGATCCTGGACGTGAACCGGGCGGTGACCGCGGACCTGCCGGAGATGGAGGACTCTCCGCTGGGCTCCATGGAGCAGTGGATCGAGGTGCATCGCCGTCACGACAGCGAGCCGAGCGCCTCGGCAGCGACCTCCGGGCCGCCGCTGACGGAGGATGTGACGGTCGAGGCGGAGGCTCCGGAGCCCGTCGAGCCGCTGAACTCGACCGGGAGGCTGCCGATCTTCGTGCTGGCCGGATTCGGGCTGCTGGTCGCCGCGATCACGATCGGGGCGGTCCGGCACATCCGCTGGCTGCTGCGCCGCGGCTGAGGCCCCGCACCTCTCGGCGAGCCCCTCGTGAGGGCTCCCGACCGGGCGACGGATGAGATGTGCGTGAACTCTCGAGACGCACGGGGGAGCGGGGGCGAGGACGGCCTCGTCCTATGACTAGACTCGAAACCATGTCTAGCTCTTTCCTGGCAAAGGACCGTAATCGCATCCTCATCGTGGGCGGCGGGTACCTGGGCTACCACGTGGCCCAGGGGCTCCAGAAGCGGATCAAGGAGTCCGGCGGCATCGTCACGATCGTCGATCCGAACCCCTACATGATGTATCTGCCCTTCCTCCCGGAGGTC is from Kocuria palustris and encodes:
- a CDS encoding S8 family peptidase, producing MSPSASERISGNGGRGPVRTAVALSASVVLSGMLTSAVIAGPVQATEETPVPDGPAPSVPVTDPSDVPGPEPSQPAESTEISESQARADEYWLDEYGVRDAWKASRGEGATIAIIDTGVDGSHPDLEGAVSGGTDVSGIGAANGQEPLGADPDHGTMVASVAAGRGHGADHAEGIIGVAPEAEILAVSTALGTDEAGVRSTDEQIPDAVRWAVDNGADVINMSVGSPQQSWPESWDSAFAYAEEKDVLIVAAAGNRGNGLVQVGAPATIPSVLTVGGVDQDGQAGWESSSQGISISVAGPAEELVGATPGDGYASWTGTSASAPIVAGTAALIRSEHPELSADEVAHRITASAEDAGEPGKDPLYGYGILDVNRAVTADLPEMEDSPLGSMEQWIEVHRRHDSEPSASAATSGPPLTEDVTVEAEAPEPVEPLNSTGRLPIFVLAGFGLLVAAITIGAVRHIRWLLRRG
- a CDS encoding DUF501 domain-containing protein; translation: MAEPRGLNSTAANRRPQELDLQVLARQLGRPVRDVVEIPARCACGNPLVAATAPRLSGGTPFPTVYYLAHPVITAAVSRLEAEGAMYGMTDRLGEDEQLAASYQRSHEDYLARRERIGAIAGSGEVPEIDGISAGGMPTRVKCLHVLVGHSLSAGPGVNLLGDETLELIADTWSPQICRCDPAWRES
- the eno gene encoding phosphopyruvate hydratase, whose translation is MAMIIDVHARQILDSRGNPTVEVEVRLEDGSFGRAAVPSGASTGEHEAVERRDGDKNVYLGKGVLGAVEAVNEEIAEAVIGMESTDQRLVDQAMLELDGTPTKSKLGANAILGVSLAVARASAEEADLPLYKYLGGPNAHVLPVPMMNILNGGSHADSNVDIQEFMIAPIGFATFSEALRAGTEVYHALKSVLKDRGLSTGLGDEGGFAPDLESNRAALDLILDAIEKAGYKPGEQIALALDVASSEFFDKGSYTFEGGKKSADEMAAYYEQLVADYPLVSIEDPLDENDWDGWAKLTASVGQKVQLVGDDLFVTNPEFLTRGIREGVGNALLVKVNQIGSLTETLEAITLAQTNMFRCMVSHRSGETEDTTISDIAVATNAGQIKTGAPARSERVAKYNQLLRIEEALGDAASYAGVSAFPRFSD
- a CDS encoding septum formation initiator family protein; its protein translation is MSDHRTEDRAPRSERGSEPDPAERDEAPARSLRRFTTSSGSRRLLWVVAIVLFIVFLAAPTTKIYLDQQAEIAELEASIEEKSADRDTLQDELELWENPDYVEQQAGERLMMVEPGQRSYLVVGADEVGTGAADTSAVEESAGRPAWADALWGSLKDSAWPRRAEDSADSFPELDEAQEDPSASSSPTAETTE
- a CDS encoding Ppx/GppA phosphatase family protein; translation: MRVGAIDCGTNSIRLLITEAADDALGASPAEIELNELVRTKEMVRLGQGVDATGWLAQEALERTFAAVDGFARLLDEHAVDSVRFVATSATRDAGNRHVFVDGIRSRLGVAPEVISGEEEAALSFAGATMVAAPESEDDRTMVVDLGGGSTELVLGSSAGILASRSLNIGCVRMTERHLGSNPPTEAQQRAVLADVDRALDSAALTVPLGQTRKIVGVAGTVTTITALALGLEDYDEQRINGAELPISDLERTCRELTAMTREQRDALGVMHPGRGDVIGGGALVWRRVLQRIAEATDGRVSTATTSEHDILDGIALSRLSTIPQKAPLA
- a CDS encoding MazG family protein, which translates into the protein MSEDGSGAAFERLLAIMDRLRSPGGCAWDGRQSHSSLVKHLIEESYEVVEAVEAPGGPEAHRDELVEELGDVLLQVVFHARIAQERSAQQGGFDIDDVVAGISEKLVRRHPEVFADAQRAEASDDAALHARWEELKRAEKPQRTGPFDGVPPGLPALQRTEKILAKARRHGLEPQSPSEPDEDRPRTQEQLGQALFELVRQASSDGLDAERALREHSARWVRQRDPARLPQD